The genomic stretch atcttgaatgcagtcaccataggaccccatcttctgggtaagcttctgatgatcttctttacgtgatcagccttggtgtatcccttgtcaagaactctcaatccagcagtaagagtttgaaatcttgaaaacatcttttcaatgtcttcatcatcctccatcttggaggcttcatacttctggattaaagctagagctttagtctccttgacttgagcatttccttcatgagtcattttcaaggactcatatatgtcataggccgtttccctgttagatatcttctcatactcagcatgagagatagcattcagcaaaacagttctgcatttatgatgattcctgaaaagctttttctgatcatcattcatttcttgccttgtcagctttacgcctctggcatttactggatgtttgtaaccatccatcagaagatcccatagatcaccatctagaccaagaaagtaactttccagtttatctttccagtattcaaagttttcaccatcaaataccgacggtctagtataaccattgttaccgttgtattgctcagcagagccagatgtagatgcaggtgtagacttttcactttcatcacccatcttttactgaagcgtttttctcttcctgaatcttttctaaacacggttaagtgcttgcaccttagaaccggcgctctgatgccaattgaaggatagaaaaacacttagaaagggggggtttgaataagtgtagctttaaaaacttgacagataaaaataaattgcacagttatttttatcctggttcgttgttaactaaactactccagtccacccccgcagagatgatttacctcaaccgaggatttaatccactaatcgcacgaattacaatggttttccacttagtcagcaactaagtcttccagagtcttctgatcacacactgatcactccaggaacaactgcttagataccctctaagacttctctagagtatactgatccacacgatcactctagttacaacctgcttagataacctctaagacttcctagagtattctgatccacacgatcactctagttccttacaacttaatgtaatcaattctaagagtattacaattgcttcttaaaagctataatcacaaactgtgatatttctcttaatcgtttaagcttaatctcactaatatattacaacagcaatgtagtgagctttgatgaagatgaagattctgagctttgagtttgaacagcgtttcagcaagtttaatacgagttgttttggtgcagaatcgttaaccttgcttctcatcagaacttcatatttataggcgttggagaagatgaccgttgagtgcatttaatgctttgcgtgttccgtacagcatcgcatttaatgttatacgcttttgtcaactacctcgagccttgttcacgctgtgtctactgacgtagcctttaatagcttttaacgttccttttgtcagtcagcgtagcttgccacttgtactttcttctgatctgatgtttgtgaatacagcgtttgaatatcatcagagtcaaacagcttggtgcatagcatcttctgatcttctgaccttgaagtgcttctgagcgtgataccatcagaactttagtgcttctgttctcttgttcttctgatgcttccatagacccatgttctgattctgcttcgaccatcttctgatgtcttgccagaccatgttctgatgttgcatgctgaaccatttgagacaaagcttctgagcgctgaattatgcatactctttatatatttcctggaaaggaaattgcattggattagagtaccatattatcttaagcaaaattcatattattgttatcatcaaaactaagataattgatcagaacaaatcttgttctaacacaagtaGACTTTAGAAAGAAGATAAACATGGATGATAATGTACATATTTAATGTTTGGCCTATTGACACTTATGTGTCTTGTTTTTTGGACTTCCCAACAAGTAGTACCAAAGTTTTGGTTGGCCGGGTGAAAGAGCGAAAGTGGATCCAAGTGTGGATCAATGCTAGTGGTGTGGGTGACCCACATATGTAGAGGAGATTGTTAGGTTTCTAgtgttaaagtcccacattgactGAGAATAAAGAATATGTTGGGTTTATAAAAGAGGTGGCTCACGCCCTCCCCCCATTATCTTAAGGTTTTTGGGTGGATATGTGGCATCAAGGTCTCTTGGATCCCCTAACGTTTACCCCATTGACACTTTCGGGTCTCGCTCCTCAGACTCTCCAACAGATGTTAAGAATACACGTTGGAAATTTCCTTGGGATGTGTACATGATATAATATGAGGTTTTGACAAATCGAACTATGCCAAAAAGGTATGCAAGTTGCAGGTATTAatctatggattaaagcaagcttaTAGAAGTTGGAACCTTCATTTTGATGAGAATGTAAGATAATTTGGATTCGATAAAAATGAATATGGACCTTGTGTTTACGAGCTGTTTAGTGAAAGCATAGTTGTATTTTTGGTGTTACATATGAATGACATATTACTCAACTGAAATGACATCCCTAACTTACAATGAGTTAAACTTTGATTGAGAAGTTGTTTTTTCATGAAAGACTTGAGATAAGCTACCTATATATCAGGAATATAGATATGTATATATAGATCTCAAAATTTGATTGACCTATGTTAAAGTACATACATAGACATGATGTAGTTAAGCATTTGTGGGATAAGTATTACTATGAAAGGTGATAACTAAAGTTATTTGTTTAGTCTCAAATTATTGTAGTGATTGAATTTTAATCTTAAATTGTCTCCAGTCGATACTAAGTTGTGAAACTAACCTACCTTTTTTACTATCATGACGAATTTGTCATGGTAagataaactaattaatttttttcaagagCTTTCCTTCATCCTAAATATTTTGTTTAGTAATCTTTTAAAGTACCTATATTTTATTCTTCATCATCTTTTCACTCACTCATTCTCTTATGTAGAACAAAAGAAGCATAGAATCAATGTGAAATGAAAGTCCCCTCTTACCAATTTTTAAGCTCAATATCGATGTCTTATACTACAGTAGTACAAGACTTTTAACTTGTGGAGATATCATTAGAGACTTTTTAGGCAATTGATTTTAGTATTTTTCTTGTAATATTAATCATCAGTCTTTATTTCAGTCGAGCTCTAAGGACTAGTCCATGACTTGAAAATGACAAATTGTTTGAGTTTCTTTTCATTGGTCGTCAAGATAAATTCTCTTGTTGTAGTTAATGTGATCATCACTCATAAGACTCATAATATTCATTTGTTTCCACATCTTCTTGAAGCATTGTCTCtaacaaatcaaacaaattaaagtgagataaaatATATCTATCAAAAAATTAATCGTTGTACAAATTaccaatataaatattaattacaatAACGAGTTTGATCCGATAAAATTTCTAACCCTTCATCATTCttttaatttgattgttgtctAATAAAAAAAGAACTTTATACAAATGTATTGTCAAATTGGACAAATTTCAATTAATCTAACATGACATGTGAATGGAGGGAGACATTATTCAATttgaaatcattaaaaaaattaaaataattacttATTTTTTTCCTACCGCAGTTCCACCGAAGCTATAGGTGCTCTCGCACACAGCAGGTTTCATTCCCATAAACCCTCTCTCAGCGATTCTTCATTTCTCGTTGTTCCATTCTCCCAATGCCATCATCGACTTCCGCCGCGAGAACCCTCGCGGAGCTCCGTCGTATTTCCACCCTCATCCGCGGTGGCGCAAATTCCAATCACATCTTCACCGCCAGGCCGTTCAGCTCCGATGTAGCAATTTCACCCGTATCTGTTTCCGACCCAACGTTTTCTTCTCCCTCTGATTCAAATGGTATGCACTCATTCAATGTTGTTCCCTCTACCTAAAAGTTCATTTTttgaaataattgatttttaattttttggatttatgataggaaaagcttcAAAGTGGTGGCTGTATCTACCTGGAGCAATCGCATTTGGTCTTGGAAGTTGGCAAATTGTTAGAAGAGAAGAAAAGGTGTGTGCGTCTTTTTtccattcaattcaattcatttcaatttttataaaatagaaaaattagtgGCAGAATGTATGAAATTTTGAATCATTAGTTTTGAAAAAAGTGTATTATGTTGACACTTGATTTATATTTATGTGAGTTATCATGATGTGGTGAAAACTGGATCATTTTTTATGCAGCCATTTAGTAGTATTGTTAAATAGAGAGTTAAGTGGCTCTATAGCGCTACAGCGTAGCAGAGTTTGGACAAACCGCTACTGTTTTAAGTGAAACGGTTTAGTGCTAAGTGTTGTTAGAATGCGACTAAAGTAGCACTAGAGTAATGCAGCAAACCATAATTTGAACAAACCACAATTTTCTGTGATGTGTTATTCGATTGACAATACTGCTACTTAGTAGATCTGGATATCTCtcattttagattttgttatgaaTCCATATTGACGAAGTTAGAATTGAACCCGGGATATTCATCTGATAGCTTTGATTCACATTCACTGAGACACAGGCCAAAGCAACTCCAATATTTCTGACTCCGGCAAAATTGGAATTAGCGGAAATTTTTAAAAGTGTGATGATTTTAATGAATTTATTTATACTGTTTTTTGCAATAGAGTTTCAGCTTGTGAATTGGATTAAAAGTAGTGCTTTGTGTTTCAAGTCAGGATCAAGAAAATGATTTAGTTTACACGCTTGATCTGTGAGGGTGTTAAAATATAATGTGCTGTGATGTTGAGTGTGGTGATTAATCCTTTGACATTTGTGCCAATTCGTGAAATATCTTCTGCTACTGTAGACTGTAGTAGAATATGTGTGTTGTTTATTTGTGACTGTCAGGATTGTGTAGCATTGTTCCATTGATGTTAGTGATTTAGATAAGTTCCATAGGTTCGATGCATTAAGGTATTGCAATATTTGAGTATTATGCTTTTGATTTGTTGAATTTATTATTCGGTAACATATATTGGACTGTAGAGATTCTAGGTAGCAGGTGGTGTTGATTCAATTCATGTTCAACCAATTTTGATGAAACATGTCTTGAGGATTGAttgagttttattttatatggattttttagTTTCCAAATTTAGGCATTAACTATGCAGATTATCTCAATGATAATACTTTCCTTCTTACAACATTATAGATTAAAATGCTGGAGTATCGAGGGAAGAGGTTGCAAATGGAACCATTGAAATTCAACGGTGCTTATCCGTCGGGTGAAGAGTTAGATTCTCTGGAATTTAGAAAGGTGGTGTGCAAGGGAGTTTTTGATGATAAAAAATCAATCTATGTGGGGCCACGTTCAAGAAGCATTTCAGGAGTTACTGAAAATGGTTACTTTGTTATAACACCTCTTATGCCAGTTCATAATCATCCTGACAGGTAAACTGTAATTATTAAGAGCTTAATTAAAAGTAATGCATATGCATCAAGTCAtttagaaattttaatattttacactTTACATATGATGAATGTTTTAAACACGTGAGTCGATTGCGGAGATATGCTCTGGTCTAGTCTACATATTATGTTGCATACTACGATGGATGTTTCAAAATGTTGCTTTAGCTCGACTTACGGAAATTTCATGAGTTCACGTATACTCTTAAGTTTGAAAACCTTGTATATACCAACTTTGTATGTTTATTGCTTTGAAACCGCTTAATATCAGTCTTCATTTGTCCTGAATGAACTTTAAACATTTCCTTTTGGTTAATGAGTAAAGACTATTCACTTCTTGTGGCTCAATATGTATGTATGCTTCATTGTCACCGAACTCTTGCATATATTTTCATCTCTTTATAAtctctaaatcttaatttttttgaGATAACATATCTGAATTATGTTATAAACAATAAAATTTTATGATCATCAGCAACAAATTGCTTATTTTGCAGGCTTCGCTGCCATATTTTCAAGTTGGTTGTATTATTTTATCCGAATTTCTTCAGTTTTTTTATCGTGTATTACTTCTTACTTCTTGCAGCGTGAGCTCTCCAATTCTAGTTAACCGAGGATGGGTTCCCCGCAGttggaaagaaaagtttttaGAGGCTTCACACAACGAACAGTTTGCAGATCCACTTCCTTCCCCTTCACAATCAGATGGAACCAGATCTTGGTGGAGATTCTGGTCCAAAGAGCCTGTTAGCACCGAGGTTGTCTCTACCTCTTGTCATGTTCCCAGAATATTATTTCCTTGTTTAATGCAGACAATTGTAGATTAAAACTTATTTCCAATTTTCAATGTTTTAAAATCCAAACCCGAGCATCAAATCAGCTAGACCTCCGAGTCACAGCTCTACTGCTTTAAACTGGAAGGAAACCGCGGTTGAACCGATCAAATAATTGAACCAAAGATAATGTTCGATCACGGTTCAACTGATAGAACCATCCTGTTCGGTTTTAGAGCATTTTTTTAAACATTGCTCATTTACAGGATCAGGATCAGGTCCCATCTGTAACACCTAACGAAGTGGTTGGGGTAGTTCGCGGAAGTGAGAAACCAAGCATATTTGTTCCTGCAAACGATCCCGAGTCTTCCCAGTGGTTCTATATTGATGTTCCTAGCATTGCCCGAGAGTGCGGCCTTCCAGAAAATACTATCTATGTTGAAGATGTTAATGAGAATGTCAATCCAAGTAATCCTTATCCTCTTCCTAAGGATGTCAATACCTTGATTCGAAGTTCGGTGATGCCTCAGGACCACCTAAACTACATATTGACATGGTGTGCAACTCTCTGTTCTCCTCTTGCATATTAAATATTGCGCTTTTTTTTTGGTcagattaaaatttattttttagagaCTAAGTATATTTTAGCCAAAAATAAAAGATTTAATATTCATTGTATTTTTTTCGGTTTTTGGGACAGGTACTCTCTTTCCGCAGCAGTTACATTTATGGCTTTCAAGAGACTAAGACAGAAAAATAAGAGGAGATAGCAAATTTGTGACTGTTGAATTTTGCAGACACATAACACCTTCATTTAGCATATGATATAAGTTATATAACAATCTCTTAGGAGTATTGGCTTGTCAATCTTCCAGTTTCAATTGCTAAGGATCATTTTCAAGCAACTTGTGATATTCAAGTGAAGTTTTCTCAGAAGGTTACTTCTCACCTCAAAAACACTTGTAGAATGAAAGTGAGGTGATATTTGTTGAACAAAATAATGTTTAAAAATTCTGATGCAAGGTAATAAATATGTGGATATTTATTATCTTTTAAtcgatttttttaatttgaaaaagtTAATACTATTCTGTAAAATGGATGTTGTATTAGAGGTAGCAATGAGGTTTGTTTTGGTTTATTTAACTTTGTTTGATCTTTTAATATAAAAACCGCTTATACATAACTGCGTAACCGCATATTATGATAAGTATTTGTGCTATAAGCtgtaaataaattgtttattCAAACAATGagatagtataattttttttttaaaactttcttcCTTATTTTCTTATCTACTTCTCTTAGTTCAACATTAATGAATGTTGAAAATTAgaataataacattaataaatcaCCAATCAACTCATATAGAGGTCAGAAGTTAACAGAATGAGTATGTACAGACTTAAGAATGAAAGATCatccaaaacccaaaaaaaagaAGTAATAAAAATTGTATTTGATCCATCATCAGTTAATGGCATTGGATCACACTACCACTgcaacattaaaaattaaaaatgcatgTTGCACTATTTGATAGATATTTTTTTACACAACTATTTGATAAGTTCTAAATTCATATTCTTAACTCCTTTTTTAGTCATGACAGAGAGAAATTTTAACAGTGAACAAACTCATACATAAgacatgttttttttcttcttagtaTGCAGAAAATACTAGAGCAGTCAACAATGTAACAAAGCCAGATACACCAAAATAAGTGATTCCATATGGAGTAATCATTTTTGTTGCGCTAGTGGTGGCTTCAGAACCCTCTTCGGCTGCTGCTTCATCTGGAAGCAAAAAATACAGTATTAGTCGACTTTATATTGATAAGCATCTTACGATCGATTTGGCAGAATTATAATAGTGTTATCTGATTTTCATCCAACGATTGAGAATTCTTAAGAAATGACTTTAGTCCAAATTTTGTTGAATAAAATTCTAACTTTCG from Vicia villosa cultivar HV-30 ecotype Madison, WI linkage group LG4, Vvil1.0, whole genome shotgun sequence encodes the following:
- the LOC131594444 gene encoding surfeit locus protein 1-like, with the translated sequence MPSSTSAARTLAELRRISTLIRGGANSNHIFTARPFSSDVAISPVSVSDPTFSSPSDSNGKASKWWLYLPGAIAFGLGSWQIVRREEKIKMLEYRGKRLQMEPLKFNGAYPSGEELDSLEFRKVVCKGVFDDKKSIYVGPRSRSISGVTENGYFVITPLMPVHNHPDSVSSPILVNRGWVPRSWKEKFLEASHNEQFADPLPSPSQSDGTRSWWRFWSKEPVSTEDQDQVPSVTPNEVVGVVRGSEKPSIFVPANDPESSQWFYIDVPSIARECGLPENTIYVEDVNENVNPSNPYPLPKDVNTLIRSSVMPQDHLNYILTWYSLSAAVTFMAFKRLRQKNKRR